The Elaeis guineensis isolate ETL-2024a chromosome 13, EG11, whole genome shotgun sequence genome includes a region encoding these proteins:
- the LOC140853115 gene encoding uncharacterized protein, with protein sequence MNVLYCALDASEFNRISTCASAKEIWNRLEVTHEGTNQVKESKINMLVHKYELFKIEHDESITAMFTCFTDIINGLKSLGKSYTNSELVRKILRSLPRTWEAKVTAIQEAKDLNTLPLEELLGSLMTHELSMMQHQEDEIKKKRTIALKSTTSPDYETDDSEDEDQDEEMALITRKFKKLLRKRKQGMRKKFTKGDQSIEKEKDQTPICYECKKLGHFRSECPQLKKGPKKFKKKAMMATWSASDDSSSDEETSTEQANLCLMAHENELAVAS encoded by the exons atgaatgttctttattgtgcactagatgctagtgaatttaatcgcatttctacttgtgcatctgctaaagaaatatggaataggttagaagtcacccatgagggaacaaatcaagtaaaagagtctaaaataaacatgcttgtacataaatatgaattgttcaaaatagagcatgatgagtccataactgctatgtttacttgttttactgatataatcaatggtttaaagagtcttggcaaatcttatactaacagtgaacttgtaagaaagattctcaggtcactgccaagaacttgggaagccaaggtgactgccatccaagaagcaaaggacttgaacactctacctctagaagagcttcttggatccttgatgactcatgaacttagcatgatgcaacatcaagaggatgaaatcaaaaagaaaagaaccattgccctcaaatccacaacttcacctgattatgaaacagatgactctgaagatgaagatcaggatgaggagatggctctcatcacccgaaaattcaagaagcttctaagaaaaaggaaacaagggatgagaaagaaattcacaaaaggggatcaaagcatagaaaaggagaaagatcaaacccctatatgctacgagtgcaagaagctaggacatttcagatccgaatgtcctcaattgaagaaaggtccaaagaaatttaaaaagaaggcaatgatggcgacctggagtgcgagtgatgactcaagctccgacgaggaaacctcaaccgaacaagccaatctgtgcctgatggcacatgaaaatgag ttggctgtggcatcgtag